The following proteins come from a genomic window of bacterium:
- a CDS encoding lysophospholipid acyltransferase family protein: MPEGISYQIGGFLGLAGYILDSKHRKVVFKNIRTAFPGMKTGEVKRIARRSFMHFGMIIVDYGKAFVKGPLWFLKRSEMSGYKSVVEYMKKSGKGAIILLAHLGVWEVLGSMCIVENVNINVIARPLKNRFINNLIKEIRERFPQKVIDKMGAVSSIGDILRKNEIVGILADQRAGGRGIFVDFFGEKASTVATPAVLAVKTDTALFPVFGLRTNKSRFRLYVQNKIESSDFKGTFDEKIFEITQRYAHIVEREVKKFPEQYFWMHRRWKSVPRKGALMKNGRL, encoded by the coding sequence TTGCCGGAGGGAATATCTTATCAGATAGGCGGGTTTCTGGGTCTTGCCGGTTATATTCTGGACTCAAAGCACAGGAAGGTTGTATTTAAAAACATAAGGACGGCTTTCCCCGGAATGAAAACAGGGGAGGTTAAAAGGATTGCGCGCCGTTCATTTATGCATTTTGGGATGATAATTGTCGATTACGGCAAAGCGTTTGTTAAAGGGCCGTTGTGGTTTTTAAAAAGGTCGGAGATGAGCGGCTACAAATCGGTAGTCGAATATATGAAAAAAAGCGGAAAGGGCGCGATAATACTGCTGGCGCATCTCGGCGTATGGGAAGTCCTGGGCTCCATGTGTATTGTCGAAAATGTGAATATCAACGTGATTGCAAGGCCGCTGAAGAACAGGTTTATCAATAACCTGATAAAAGAGATAAGAGAAAGGTTTCCTCAGAAAGTCATTGATAAAATGGGGGCCGTATCAAGTATCGGCGATATATTGCGGAAAAATGAAATAGTCGGCATACTTGCCGACCAGCGCGCCGGGGGAAGAGGTATATTTGTGGATTTCTTCGGGGAAAAAGCTTCTACGGTCGCAACCCCCGCTGTTCTTGCTGTAAAAACCGACACGGCGCTTTTCCCTGTTTTCGGATTAAGGACAAACAAGAGCCGTTTTCGTTTATATGTGCAAAATAAAATTGAATCTTCTGATTTCAAAGGCACATTTGATGAAAAGATATTCGAGATTACACAAAGATATGCGCATATAGTAGAGCGCGAGGTCAAAAAATTTCCCGAGCAATATTTTTGGATGCATAGAAGGTGGAAATCGGTTCCCAGAAAAGGGGCTTTAATGAAAAACGGAAGACTATAA
- a CDS encoding PTS sugar transporter subunit IIA produces the protein MRIDEIVREDTVILDLKASKRDDAIRQLSKVVAPKTGAISPAELAKGLILREEKGPPTATKSGFAITHCRTDIVDGIFGGAARLLKPVDFHEPGGNLTHLVFLFVDSKERNEDYLRLLSRITRILSKEKVKEKLLSAGTPKEFVSILAEHDI, from the coding sequence ATGAGAATAGATGAAATAGTAAGGGAAGACACGGTAATCCTGGATCTGAAAGCATCAAAGAGGGATGATGCTATCCGTCAGTTATCCAAAGTGGTGGCGCCCAAAACCGGCGCTATAAGCCCTGCTGAACTTGCAAAGGGACTGATTTTAAGAGAGGAAAAAGGCCCGCCGACGGCAACGAAAAGCGGTTTTGCCATTACTCACTGCAGAACCGATATCGTAGACGGGATTTTCGGCGGAGCGGCAAGGCTGTTAAAGCCTGTTGATTTCCACGAACCGGGGGGAAATCTGACACACCTTGTATTCCTCTTTGTCGATTCTAAAGAAAGAAATGAAGATTACCTGAGGCTGCTTTCAAGAATAACAAGGATTTTGTCCAAAGAGAAGGTTAAGGAAAAATTATTGTCGGCCGGGACACCGAAGGAATTCGTGAGCATTTTGGCAGAACATGATATTTAG
- a CDS encoding glycosyltransferase family 4 protein, with the protein MRIIYPVNKRLITGRAHDVLIIRTCYALAESGLDVVLIIGKTMPERQILSYYGLKPHKNLSIMQLPVIRKTGRFGISWHFVFNRFVLRKILQLLSDGKESLLYLSELKMALFLLKHKKRINIPFFYEIHGLYASYPDAENYPCADNEEGKVFSLSDRLITTTGELNKIIKETYPGAKDISVVPLAAEKVSAFKSARGGEFKVYYIGQLYYEQGIDLLMKVARKLENVQFHIIGGKKEEVLSYREAAARENIEKRVFFHGFVKPSEIDEAVKEADCFVIPSRQKGKMNYVAHTKSYEYLRYGKPVVSFRLDSVLEVLKDNYNALLAERDNPDSLAECIIKLENDDDLRNKLSAGALKTLEEFSWSERAEKLKKVFNVN; encoded by the coding sequence ATGAGAATTATTTATCCTGTCAATAAAAGGCTGATTACAGGCCGGGCGCATGATGTTTTGATTATCCGGACCTGTTATGCCCTTGCCGAATCGGGCCTTGATGTAGTGCTGATAATAGGCAAGACCATGCCGGAGAGACAAATCCTTTCGTATTACGGGCTTAAACCTCATAAAAACCTCAGCATAATGCAACTGCCTGTGATCAGGAAAACAGGCAGATTCGGTATTTCATGGCATTTTGTTTTTAACAGGTTCGTTTTGAGAAAGATATTGCAATTGCTGTCAGACGGCAAAGAAAGCCTGCTTTATCTTTCTGAATTAAAGATGGCGCTGTTTTTGTTGAAACATAAGAAACGGATAAACATACCTTTTTTTTATGAAATACACGGCCTTTATGCCTCATACCCCGATGCTGAGAATTATCCATGTGCGGATAATGAGGAAGGGAAAGTGTTTTCTCTCTCCGACAGGCTTATCACCACGACTGGGGAGCTGAACAAAATTATAAAAGAGACATATCCGGGCGCAAAAGATATATCGGTTGTCCCGTTGGCCGCGGAAAAGGTTTCCGCTTTTAAATCCGCGCGCGGCGGGGAATTTAAGGTATATTACATAGGCCAGCTGTATTATGAGCAGGGGATAGACTTGTTAATGAAAGTTGCGCGGAAGCTTGAGAATGTCCAGTTCCATATAATAGGCGGTAAAAAAGAAGAGGTCTTGTCTTACCGGGAAGCGGCGGCTCGGGAGAATATTGAAAAGAGGGTTTTTTTTCATGGGTTTGTGAAACCTTCGGAAATCGATGAGGCTGTCAAAGAGGCTGATTGTTTTGTGATACCCTCGCGACAAAAAGGCAAAATGAATTATGTCGCGCATACAAAATCTTATGAATATCTCAGATATGGGAAACCGGTAGTGTCCTTCAGGCTGGATTCGGTTCTTGAAGTGTTGAAGGATAATTACAACGCTCTTTTGGCCGAAAGGGATAACCCCGATTCACTTGCGGAATGTATCATAAAACTTGAAAATGACGATGACTTGCGCAATAAACTTTCAGCAGGCGCGTTGAAAACACTTGAAGAATTTTCATGGTCGGAGAGAGCCGAAAAACTGAAAAAAGTTTTTAATGTGAATTAA
- a CDS encoding PTS sugar transporter subunit IIA: MLFSSLINEKLVNLDLESGDKQSAIKELVLPLKEFGYDDNVENIVNMVIEREKIAPTYLGEGVAIPHARIDGLKDFYIIIGRSLKGVNYHSGKECKANLIFLILSGKTKNKIMLQTLAAIVKLVKEKDVKEKILKAGKPSDLIKIIENTGINVKEALTNSDIMEPPLVFFYPDMTIKEAAVIFFKSNIMCAPVVDENNMLIGEVHESDIVEVGLPKYMNHLSSLSFLKDFEPFEEFFKKEDIIRIRDIARKNPQTVAPDTSIVETAFLLVKKKTERVFVVNNGKLIGSITARDIITKVLQI, from the coding sequence ATGCTGTTTTCGAGCCTTATCAATGAAAAACTTGTAAATCTCGATTTGGAATCCGGCGACAAGCAATCTGCCATAAAGGAGCTGGTTTTGCCCCTTAAGGAGTTCGGATACGATGATAATGTTGAAAATATAGTCAATATGGTTATAGAGAGAGAAAAAATAGCCCCTACTTACCTCGGAGAAGGTGTTGCCATTCCGCATGCGAGAATAGACGGCCTTAAAGATTTTTATATTATTATCGGAAGGTCCCTTAAAGGAGTTAATTACCATTCGGGAAAAGAGTGCAAAGCCAACCTTATATTCCTTATTCTATCCGGGAAGACGAAAAATAAAATTATGCTGCAGACACTTGCGGCGATAGTGAAATTGGTAAAAGAAAAAGATGTGAAAGAAAAAATTCTGAAAGCCGGAAAACCTTCAGATCTGATAAAAATTATAGAAAATACGGGGATTAATGTTAAAGAAGCGCTTACCAATTCCGATATAATGGAACCCCCTCTGGTGTTTTTTTATCCGGATATGACAATTAAAGAAGCCGCGGTAATATTTTTCAAAAGTAACATAATGTGCGCTCCGGTTGTGGATGAAAATAATATGCTTATAGGGGAAGTGCATGAATCGGATATTGTGGAAGTCGGACTGCCGAAATATATGAACCATTTAAGCAGCCTCTCTTTTTTAAAGGATTTTGAGCCGTTTGAAGAATTCTTTAAAAAAGAAGATATAATAAGGATACGGGATATTGCCAGGAAAAATCCCCAGACGGTCGCTCCCGATACTTCCATTGTCGAAACGGCTTTTCTGCTTGTTAAGAAAAAAACAGAAAGAGTTTTTGTCGTGAATAACGGGAAATTGATAGGTTCTATTACCGCAAGAGATATCATCACAAAAGTGTTGCAGATATAA
- a CDS encoding ArsB/NhaD family transporter: MVFALIIFFTVLFAVATDKVDKTIAVLVGASLMLVFKIVPQDIAFKWIDMNVLLLLISMMIIVGVFAKTGIFEWMAIKVAKSAKGRPLVIILLLSIVTAVLSAFLDNVTTVLLIAPITFLISQQLDINPVPLLIIEVMASNIGGTATLIGDPPNILIGSAANLSFNDFLLNLTPVILIIMVVFVFTVIFLMRDKLRVSNEIRARIMALDDSRAIRNKKLLLKCLIVMSLTLMAFLVHEKLGLGPASVALAGATLLMIIAGETTEDFFKSVEWPTIFFLIGLFIVVSGIVQVGAVSIAAKKSVEFTGKNHCFTTLMILWVSAVFSAVIGSVSNAVALIPVVKDISAHFTNAKPLWWALSLGACLGGNGTIIGAPANIIIAGLAKKNGSPILFKEFFKYGVIFVIESLLICTLYVYWRYL, encoded by the coding sequence ATGGTTTTTGCCCTGATTATCTTTTTTACAGTGTTATTTGCCGTGGCGACCGATAAGGTTGACAAGACAATAGCAGTCCTTGTGGGCGCTTCTCTTATGCTGGTTTTCAAGATAGTGCCTCAGGATATTGCGTTTAAATGGATTGATATGAATGTGCTGCTGCTCCTGATAAGCATGATGATAATTGTCGGAGTGTTTGCGAAAACGGGAATATTTGAGTGGATGGCGATAAAAGTCGCGAAATCCGCAAAAGGAAGACCGCTGGTCATAATACTGCTGCTCTCAATTGTAACTGCCGTGCTCTCCGCTTTCCTGGATAATGTCACCACGGTGCTTCTGATTGCCCCCATTACGTTCCTGATAAGCCAGCAGTTGGATATTAATCCCGTGCCGCTTCTTATCATTGAGGTAATGGCTTCGAACATAGGGGGTACGGCGACGCTGATTGGGGATCCGCCCAACATACTTATCGGAAGCGCCGCAAATCTCAGCTTTAATGATTTTTTGCTCAACCTCACTCCCGTCATTTTGATTATTATGGTTGTGTTTGTATTCACCGTGATTTTTTTAATGCGCGATAAGTTAAGGGTTTCCAACGAAATAAGGGCCAGGATAATGGCCCTGGATGACAGCAGGGCGATAAGAAATAAAAAACTGCTGTTAAAATGCTTAATTGTGATGAGTTTAACCTTGATGGCGTTTCTTGTTCATGAAAAATTGGGACTCGGCCCGGCTTCAGTCGCGCTTGCCGGCGCGACTCTGCTTATGATTATCGCCGGGGAAACAACCGAAGATTTTTTTAAGTCGGTAGAATGGCCGACAATATTTTTCCTGATAGGGCTTTTTATTGTTGTTTCCGGTATTGTCCAGGTCGGGGCAGTGAGCATAGCGGCTAAAAAATCCGTTGAATTTACCGGGAAAAACCACTGTTTTACGACGTTGATGATATTATGGGTTTCTGCGGTCTTTTCGGCGGTGATAGGAAGCGTTTCCAATGCTGTCGCATTGATACCGGTTGTCAAAGACATCAGCGCGCATTTTACCAACGCCAAACCGCTTTGGTGGGCTCTTTCCTTAGGAGCGTGTCTCGGGGGCAATGGTACGATAATAGGGGCTCCCGCCAATATAATAATCGCCGGGCTTGCCAAAAAAAACGGAAGCCCGATACTTTTTAAAGAATTTTTTAAATACGGGGTAATTTTTGTAATTGAATCTCTGCTGATATGTACATTATATGTTTATTGGAGATATCTTTAA
- a CDS encoding glycosyltransferase family 4 protein translates to MDKIKILFIIENFTPATGGGENFARMLAEILTSMGCSVVVVSREFDSINPAIKHIKVPGTHFMRLINRIIFAFYVPWAVRRDNFNAVFAFSKSFGMDIYRPGGGVHLAYRKYNIRSYNNIVFKVFQRVKDLLSPEQWFLTWLEKKQYSSRKLKKVIAVSNMVRRHVKRWYRLDDSMIEVIYNGVDLEKYHTLKKENTGAVFRRELHILDEVVILFVANNFRLKGLRTVFMALSMLDSSLINDVRLLVAGRGKIKRWKQMALRLGIDRNVIFLGQQKEMSTVYAASDIFILPSFYDPCANVCLEALASSVPVITSSSNGSSEIMEEGKEGFIIKDADDFVGFAAKIEFLLKNRKSRLEMAENARKLAEKYSIKLQSEKIIRVIKDVMETK, encoded by the coding sequence ATGGATAAAATAAAGATATTATTTATTATAGAGAACTTTACACCTGCTACCGGCGGGGGCGAAAATTTTGCCAGGATGCTGGCAGAGATACTTACATCAATGGGTTGTTCCGTTGTTGTAGTTTCCAGGGAATTTGATTCCATTAACCCCGCGATAAAACACATTAAAGTCCCCGGAACACATTTTATGCGGTTGATTAACAGGATAATATTTGCCTTTTATGTGCCATGGGCCGTGCGCAGGGATAATTTTAACGCAGTCTTTGCCTTCAGCAAAAGCTTTGGTATGGATATCTACAGGCCCGGCGGCGGGGTTCATCTGGCATACAGAAAGTACAATATACGGTCGTATAACAATATAGTGTTTAAAGTCTTTCAGAGAGTTAAGGATTTGCTGTCTCCTGAGCAATGGTTCCTGACATGGCTTGAGAAAAAGCAGTATTCCTCGAGAAAACTGAAAAAAGTTATAGCGGTGTCGAATATGGTGAGAAGGCATGTCAAGAGATGGTACAGGCTGGATGACTCTATGATAGAGGTTATTTATAACGGTGTAGATCTCGAAAAGTATCATACTCTTAAGAAAGAAAACACCGGCGCTGTTTTCCGCAGGGAACTTCACATTCTGGATGAAGTAGTTATTCTCTTTGTCGCCAATAATTTCAGATTAAAAGGGTTAAGGACGGTTTTCATGGCCCTGTCAATGCTCGACAGTTCGTTGATAAACGATGTCAGGCTGTTGGTGGCCGGCAGGGGTAAGATAAAGAGATGGAAACAGATGGCTCTCAGGCTCGGAATAGACAGAAATGTCATTTTTCTGGGACAGCAGAAGGAAATGTCCACTGTTTATGCGGCTTCCGACATTTTTATTCTGCCTTCATTTTACGATCCATGCGCCAACGTATGCCTTGAAGCTTTGGCTTCCTCGGTGCCGGTGATAACGAGTTCGTCAAACGGGTCCAGCGAGATAATGGAAGAGGGAAAAGAAGGTTTTATAATAAAAGACGCCGATGATTTTGTCGGTTTTGCCGCCAAAATCGAATTTTTACTTAAAAACAGGAAATCCAGGCTGGAAATGGCTGAAAATGCCAGGAAACTTGCCGAAAAATATTCGATAAAACTTCAGTCGGAAAAAATTATCAGAGTTATTAAAGATGTTATGGAAACCAAATAA
- a CDS encoding 3-deoxy-D-manno-octulosonic acid transferase: MIAIYNIVFHIGFLFMLPVFLFRMLYLNKYRAGLFQRFGIYPGEIKQKLRAGKTIWVHSVSVGEVIAAQPLIALLKSRCPGSNFVISTTTNTGNQVARKYAGSKDVVIYYPVDFPWAVKRAVKAVNPELFIMLETELWPNMIKTLGVSKVPVFLVNGRVSDHSYRWYKKAAPVLKIVFKHISAFIMQTESDAERIIRLGAAPQKVSYAGSLKYESAMGNEPEADEIIEMASDLGIRISDTVIIGGSTHEREEEMLIKAFGKAKKECVSVKLILAPRHPERFNKVISLVKESGFIYSTRKKIKEFNSEEREKREIIVLDTIGELKKVYNLGNIVFVGKSMFGRGGQNILEPAAAGKTIITGPHMENFRDIMIQFINANACIVANNEIEFEEKLISLCRDKAMSKEFGRRAKNLVIANCGAASRIADKINKG, encoded by the coding sequence ATGATTGCAATTTATAATATAGTTTTTCATATAGGTTTTCTGTTTATGCTTCCTGTCTTCCTGTTCAGGATGTTATACCTGAACAAATACAGGGCAGGCCTGTTCCAGCGGTTCGGTATTTATCCGGGAGAGATAAAACAAAAACTGCGGGCAGGGAAGACCATCTGGGTTCACAGCGTATCTGTTGGAGAAGTCATTGCCGCACAACCACTTATAGCTCTTTTGAAATCAAGGTGCCCCGGAAGCAATTTTGTTATCAGCACAACAACGAATACGGGTAATCAGGTTGCGCGAAAATACGCCGGCAGTAAAGATGTCGTAATATACTATCCGGTTGATTTCCCATGGGCCGTCAAAAGGGCGGTGAAGGCTGTTAATCCCGAATTATTTATTATGCTTGAAACTGAACTGTGGCCGAATATGATAAAAACGCTTGGAGTCAGCAAAGTTCCTGTTTTCCTTGTTAACGGGAGGGTTTCCGATCATTCATACAGATGGTATAAGAAAGCAGCCCCGGTTCTCAAAATCGTTTTTAAGCATATATCCGCCTTTATAATGCAGACAGAATCCGATGCTGAGAGGATAATCCGGCTGGGCGCCGCTCCCCAGAAGGTGTCTTACGCGGGAAGCCTGAAATATGAGAGCGCTATGGGGAATGAACCTGAAGCGGATGAGATAATAGAAATGGCTTCGGATCTCGGGATTCGGATAAGCGATACAGTTATTATCGGGGGCAGCACTCATGAACGCGAAGAGGAAATGCTGATAAAAGCTTTTGGAAAAGCGAAAAAAGAATGCGTTTCCGTCAAATTAATTCTGGCGCCGAGACATCCTGAAAGGTTTAATAAAGTTATTTCTCTTGTGAAAGAGAGCGGTTTTATTTACTCAACAAGAAAGAAAATCAAAGAATTTAATTCGGAGGAAAGGGAGAAAAGGGAGATTATAGTCCTTGACACCATCGGGGAACTGAAAAAGGTATATAATCTGGGAAACATTGTTTTTGTGGGGAAAAGCATGTTTGGCAGGGGAGGCCAGAATATATTGGAGCCCGCTGCGGCCGGGAAAACCATAATTACAGGGCCTCATATGGAGAATTTCCGGGATATTATGATACAGTTTATTAATGCGAATGCCTGTATTGTTGCAAACAATGAAATTGAATTTGAAGAGAAACTTATATCTTTATGCAGGGATAAAGCAATGTCTAAAGAATTCGGCAGAAGGGCTAAAAATCTTGTTATAGCCAATTGCGGAGCTGCATCAAGAATAGCGGATAAAATCAATAAAGGATAA
- the lpxK gene encoding tetraacyldisaccharide 4'-kinase: MVALLIKIRESIERYVISVITRERDDISARCFLNVLSFLSRIFSFIVQIRLFLYKHRILRRKTLGCMTISIGNLTVGGTGKTPIVEMFARSLEAEGRKVAILSRGYRSASKSVIVRLMDFIFKNKMKYEPKIVSDGRSILLDSMHAGDEPYMLAKNVKSAIVLVDKNRVKSGAFAIEKYSVDTLLLDDGFQYLPLDRRYDVVLIDATSPFGNEKMLPRGELRETVSNLKRANIIFITKAGGKDISILQSKIRAINPKAEIIVCVHKPLYFEEVYSGNKRDISFIDSKKIVTLSAIAKPKGFEIALEDIGAQIVSSHRFMDHHRFTQQEIIDVINDAINKNTEAIVTTEKDSVRFPYVSGVDIPIYFLRVKIEIMEGAKDFHDCVSRICFS; this comes from the coding sequence ATGGTAGCGCTTTTGATAAAAATCAGGGAATCGATTGAAAGATATGTCATATCCGTAATAACAAGGGAACGGGATGACATCAGCGCAAGATGTTTCCTGAACGTATTAAGCTTCCTGTCAAGGATCTTCAGTTTTATAGTTCAGATAAGGCTGTTTCTATATAAGCACAGGATATTGAGAAGGAAGACCCTGGGCTGTATGACCATAAGCATAGGAAACCTGACAGTCGGAGGAACCGGAAAAACACCTATCGTCGAGATGTTTGCGAGGTCTCTGGAAGCGGAAGGAAGGAAAGTGGCGATTCTTTCGAGAGGATACAGGAGCGCAAGCAAGTCCGTTATAGTCAGGCTTATGGATTTTATTTTTAAGAATAAGATGAAGTATGAACCCAAAATCGTTTCGGATGGCAGGAGCATCCTGCTGGATTCCATGCATGCTGGCGATGAGCCCTATATGCTGGCTAAGAATGTTAAAAGCGCTATAGTCCTTGTTGATAAAAACAGAGTGAAATCAGGAGCCTTTGCCATTGAAAAATACAGCGTAGACACGCTTTTGCTGGATGACGGATTTCAGTATCTTCCTCTGGACAGGAGATACGATGTGGTTCTGATTGACGCAACTTCGCCTTTTGGCAATGAAAAAATGCTTCCGAGAGGGGAGTTAAGGGAAACGGTAAGCAATCTTAAAAGGGCGAATATCATATTTATTACAAAAGCGGGCGGAAAAGATATTTCAATTTTACAAAGCAAGATAAGGGCGATTAACCCCAAAGCGGAGATAATTGTCTGTGTCCATAAGCCTTTGTATTTTGAAGAGGTTTACAGTGGGAACAAAAGAGATATAAGTTTTATCGATTCAAAGAAAATAGTTACCTTGTCTGCGATTGCCAAACCCAAAGGTTTTGAAATCGCGCTGGAGGATATCGGCGCCCAAATTGTTTCCTCTCACAGGTTTATGGACCATCACCGGTTTACCCAGCAGGAAATAATAGATGTGATTAATGACGCGATAAACAAAAATACCGAAGCTATAGTTACAACTGAAAAAGATTCCGTAAGATTTCCCTATGTCTCGGGAGTGGATATCCCCATATATTTTTTAAGGGTGAAAATTGAGATTATGGAAGGGGCCAAAGATTTTCATGATTGCGTATCTCGCATATGTTTTAGCTAA
- the waaF gene encoding lipopolysaccharide heptosyltransferase II, with protein METSKEKILIRAVNWVGDAVMMAPSVKAVREMYPDAGITVLGRGKINDVLSLADIVDRFIKYDIPPDFLELKERIKLAREIKAEKFSRCFIFPNSFDSALVPYMSGIPERIGFGNFPGRILLTKTVKVPPAGTHQSQKYFELVRAAGFSGNMPDFSMDADDISLKWAETFLSMNCRNRTAPLIGVSPGAEYGPAKRWFPDRFASLINRIKNVYNAEIILLGSRNDTDVCGAIKRQVSETIIDASGKTTVKQLAAILKKVKLLITNDTGTMHLAAALQTPVLAIFGSTDAKATSPVKGSITVIKKEIECSPCLNRICQKKTYECFSMISVDEVFGSLKKFLGS; from the coding sequence ATGGAAACTTCAAAAGAGAAAATTTTAATAAGAGCCGTAAACTGGGTAGGCGATGCCGTTATGATGGCTCCTTCGGTCAAAGCCGTGAGAGAAATGTATCCCGATGCTGGCATTACAGTTTTAGGAAGGGGTAAGATTAATGATGTTCTTTCCCTTGCCGATATAGTTGACCGTTTTATCAAATATGATATTCCGCCCGATTTCCTGGAATTAAAAGAGCGCATTAAGCTTGCAAGGGAAATAAAAGCCGAAAAATTTTCCAGATGTTTTATTTTCCCTAACTCGTTTGATTCGGCTCTTGTGCCTTATATGTCCGGGATTCCCGAGAGAATAGGTTTTGGTAATTTTCCCGGACGTATTCTTTTGACCAAAACCGTAAAGGTCCCTCCCGCAGGCACGCATCAATCGCAGAAGTATTTCGAACTGGTAAGGGCAGCCGGGTTTTCGGGTAATATGCCCGATTTCAGTATGGATGCCGATGACATCTCATTGAAATGGGCTGAGACGTTTCTTAGCATGAATTGCAGAAACCGGACAGCTCCTTTGATAGGAGTAAGCCCGGGGGCGGAATACGGCCCGGCAAAAAGATGGTTTCCCGATAGGTTCGCGAGCCTTATTAACAGGATAAAAAATGTCTATAACGCGGAAATCATCCTGTTAGGGAGCAGGAACGATACGGATGTCTGCGGCGCGATAAAGAGACAGGTGTCGGAAACAATAATCGATGCCAGCGGGAAAACGACCGTTAAGCAGTTAGCCGCTATTTTAAAGAAGGTTAAATTACTGATAACCAATGATACGGGAACGATGCATCTGGCCGCCGCCCTGCAGACGCCGGTCCTGGCCATATTCGGTTCTACCGACGCAAAAGCCACATCACCCGTTAAGGGAAGTATCACTGTAATAAAAAAAGAGATAGAGTGCAGCCCATGTTTAAACAGGATCTGTCAGAAAAAGACTTACGAATGTTTTTCCATGATATCCGTTGATGAAGTGTTCGGCAGCCTGAAAAAATTCCTTGGTTCTTAA